A window of Odocoileus virginianus isolate 20LAN1187 ecotype Illinois unplaced genomic scaffold, Ovbor_1.2 Unplaced_Contig_8, whole genome shotgun sequence contains these coding sequences:
- the SIKE1 gene encoding suppressor of IKBKE 1, translating into MSCTIEKILTDAKTLLERLREHDAAAESLVDQSAALHRRVAAMREAGTALPDQYQEDASDIKDMSKYKPHILLSQENTQIRDLQQENRELWVSLEEHQDALELIMSKYRKQMLQIMVAKKAADAEPVLKAHQSHSAEIENQIDRICEMGEVMRKAVQMDDDQFCKIQEKLAQLELENKELRELLSISSESLQVRKESSVDTASQAIK; encoded by the exons ATGAGCTGCACCATCGAGAAGATTCTGACAGACGCTAAGACTCTATTGGAAAGGCTGAGGGAGCACGATGCGGCCGCCGAGTCACTAGTGGATCAGTCGGCGGCTCTGCATCGGCGGGTGGCCGCTATGCGGGAGGCGGGAACAGCGCTTCCGGACCAG TATCAAGAGGATGCATCCGATATAAAGGACATGTCCAAATACAAACCTCACATTCTGCTGTCCCAAGAGAATACACAGATTAGAGACTTGCAGCAGGAAAACAGAG aGCTATGGGTTTCCTTGGAGGAACACCAGGATGCTTTGGAACTCATCATGAGCAAATACCGGAAACAGATGTTACAAATAATGGTTGCTAAAAAAGCAGCGGATGCTGAACCAGTCCTGAAAGCTCACCAGTCTCACTCTGCA GAAATTGAGAATCAGATTGACagaatctgtgaaatgggagaagTGATGAGGAAAGCAGTTCAAATGGATGATGACCAGTTTTGTAAGATTCAGGAAAAACTAGCGCAATTAGAG cttgAAAATAAGGAACTTCGAGAATTATTGTCCATCAGCAGTGAGTCTCTTCAGGTCAGGAAGGAAAGCTCAGTGGACACTGCTTCCCAAGCCATCAAATAA